The Thermoplasmata archaeon nucleotide sequence TGTACTCCAGGGGCAGACATCATGTTTGGACCATTCATCACAATTGGTTGGATTAATGGAGTTACCATCGAAGCAGATGGGACATCCACGAAAGAAATCGCATCCTGTGGACATGCGGGAAGACAATCTCCCATCCCGTCACAGTAATTGGGCCTGACAAGCTTGGCCTTGCCGTTTACAAGGGCAAGTGCGCCTTCATGGCATGCTTCTATGCAAAGCCCGCATCCATCGCATTTGGATTCATCGATCTTTATCGTCTTGGCCATGCATATAGATTAAAATTTGGGATTTAAACGGGTCGGTATCTGAACAGAAACTCAGAGTGCCCCTTCCCTCAGGATGACGTGTGGGCGCCCTTCATCCTCGATGATACTGCACTTGACATCATAAACGGTTTCTATATTCTCCTTTGTTATAACATCCTCAGGCTTGCCTGTGGCGAATATCTTTCCGTCCTTCATCATGATGATGCTGTCCGCATATTTCGCTGCAATGTTCAGGTCGTGGCATATCATTATTACAAGGACGCCGTCCTCGTGAGAGATGTCACGGAGGAGCTTGGTGACACCTAGCTGATGTTTCACATCCAGGTTTGCAGTAGGTTCATCTAGAAGGAGGATCTCGGGCTGCTGCACAAGACCGCGGGCCAACATAACCTTCTGATGTTGTCCTGCACTCAGTTCGTTGAATTTTGAATCTGCCAGGTCGTCTATGCCTAGGCGCTTCAGCATGGAATATACAATCCTCACATCATCTCTTGTTGCTTTCCAGTTGCTATGGGGATGGCGTCCGAGGAGAACGGCGTCTACTACACTCATGGGGAAGATATCGGACGATGCATACGGGACATACCCGACCTTCTGGGCCATCTCCTTCATGC carries:
- a CDS encoding ABC transporter ATP-binding protein translates to MELKLNGVGFSYPSKKVLEGISAEYEGAQLVAILGPNGVGKSTLIYCIDRILKPEGHVFIDGKDSYDYRMKEMAQKVGYVPYASSDIFPMSVVDAVLLGRHPHSNWKATRDDVRIVYSMLKRLGIDDLADSKFNELSAGQHQKVMLARGLVQQPEILLLDEPTANLDVKHQLGVTKLLRDISHEDGVLVIMICHDLNIAAKYADSIIMMKDGKIFATGKPEDVITKENIETVYDVKCSIIEDEGRPHVILREGAL